Within Vannielia litorea, the genomic segment CCCGGCCACTTGGCCGCATCGGCCTCCAGCTCCGGCGTGGCCCCGCCCGTCTCGATCGCCGCCACCGCGTCATTGTGGGTCTCGACCCGGCCGTAAAAGACATTGGGCATCGCCGCCAGCAGACCCGCGGCCACGAGCACCCAGATCACCAGGCGATTGAAAAAGGAGATTTGAAGCATGAGCCCCCCGCCGAGCTAGCGCGCCGCGCCTGTTACGACTGTGCGTCAGCCGCCGGTTCGGTCTTGCTGAGCACCTGGGCGACGGTCGATTTCACGACCCGCACCTTCACGCCCTCGGCGATTTCCACCTCGACCTCGTTCTCGTCGCGCACCTTCACGACCTTGCCGACGATCCCGCCCTGGGTGATGATCTGGTCCCCCCGGCGGAGCGCGGCAACCATGGCCTGGTGCTGCTTCAGCTTCTTCTGCTGCGGACGGATGAGGAGAAAGTACATGATCCCGAAGATCAGGATCAGCGGCACGATGGATTCAAAGCCCTGCATGGAGGCTCCTTGTTTTTCTTGTTTCCTGTCCCCGCACGAGGGGCGGGCGTTTCGGCGCGCACCCTATGGCCCGTCATGGGGCGATGCAAGCGCGTGAGGCGGCAGATAAGGACGATTTGACCGGAACGCCAGAGGAAGGGGTGATTGTGTCGCGCCCCCCACCGGGTCCGCCGGGCCGGCGCGGCCACCCACCCTGCCCCAGCGCACAGCCCGCCCGGTTAACCCCCCGCATCGGTGCGTAAACCGCGTATGTATGGGTTGTGCATGGGTTGTGCATGGGTTGTGACGATTAATGCTTCACTAACAAACACCGCCTTGTTAACCCCTCCGCACGGTGGGTCTGGTAGGCCCGCGCCAGCAACGACAGGACCTCAGAGATGCACGATATCCGCACCATCCGCGAAAATCCCGCCGGCTTCGACGCCGCCATGGCGCGGCGCGGGATCTCTTCGGCCTCCGCCCCCATCCTCGCTCTCGACGAGGCCCGCCGCGCCGCCATCACCGCCGCCGAGGCCGCCCAGGCCGAGCGCAACGCGGCCTCCAGGGACGTCGGGGCCGCCAAGGCCGCCGGCAACGAGGCCGAGTTCGAGCGCCTCCGCGCCCTTGTCGCTGAAAAGAAAGACGAAATCGCCCGCCTCGAGGAGGAGTCCAAGAGCAAGGACGCCGAGCTGCGCGAGATCCTGATGGGCCTGCCCAACCTGTTGCAGGACGACGTGCCCGACGGCGCCGACGAAACCCAGAACGTCGAGATCCACCGCTGGGGCACGCCCCGCGATTTCGCCTTCGCGCCGCTTGAGCATTACGAGCTGCCCGGCGCGAAGGAGGCGATGGACTTCGAGACCGCCGCCAAGCTCTCGGGCTCGCGCTTCGTGCTGATGAGCGGCGGAATTGCCCGTATTCACAGGGCCTTGTCCCAGTTCATGCTCGATTTGCACATCACCCAGCACGGGCTCACCGAGGTCAACGGCCCGGTCCTGGTGCGCGAGGAAACCATGCTCGGCACCGGCCAGCTGCCCAAGTTCGGCGAAGACAGCTACCAGACCCGCGAGGGCTACTGGCTGATCCCCACCTCCGAGGTGACGCTGACCAACATCGTGGCCGATTGCCTCATCGCCGAGAGCTATCTGCCGCGCCGCTACACCGCCCATTCGCTCTGCTTCCGCTCCGAAGCGGGCAGCGCGGGCCGCGACACCGCCGGCATGCTCCGCCAGCACCAGTTCGAGAAGGTCGAGATGGTCTCGATCGTGCACCCCGACGCTTCGGCCGCCGAGCAGACCCGGATGACCAACTGCGCCCAGGCCGTTCTGGAAGCCCTTGAATTGCCTTACAGAACCGTCGTGCTCTGCTCGGGCGACACCGGCTTCGGCGCACGCCGCACCCACGATCTCGAGGTCTGGCTGCCGGGGCAGAACACCTACCGCGAGATCTCCTCGGTCTCCAACTGCGGCGATTTCCAGGCCCGCCGGATGAACGCCCGCTTCCGCCCCGAGGGCGGCGGCAAGCCCGAGTTCGTCCACACGCTCAACGGCTCCGGCCTCGCCGTGGGCCGCGCGCTGATCGCGGTGCTCGAGAACGGCCAGCAGCAGGACGGCACGGTAACCCTGCCTTCCGTGCTGCACGCCTATACTGGCGGCCTGACCACGCTGACGCGCGACGGAACCCTTGCCTGATCCCCTTGCTCCCCCGCTCTGCGGGCCCTACATCTGGTGCGACGAAACAAGGGACTGCATATGGCCATCGACGCGCAAGACATCGAGAACCTCCTCCGTGAATCGTTCCCTGACGCAACGATCTCCGTCGAGGGGAATGACGGCCAGCATTTTGCCGCGGAAGTGATCGACGAAAGCTTCCGCGGTATGAACCGTGTCCAGCAGCAGCGGGCCGTCTATGCCGCGCTCAAGGGCAAGATGGATGGCCCCGCCGGCGAGCTGCACGCGCTGGCGTTGACCACCCGGGCGCCCTGAGGCCGCCGCGATGGACCCGGCGCTGATCCTTTTCCTGGGGTTCATCGTCGGCGTTGCCGTCCTCCGCGCCAGCATGAGCCGCCGCAAGAAACACCGGATCAACCCCGACCCGGATCCCGACGAGGCTCCCCAGGAGCCCGAAACCGACACCCCGCAGCGCCGCCCCAGTTATGGCGCCGCCCGATCCAGAACCAGAAATCTCCGGGAGTGACCGTGATGACCGCACAAGACAAGATCGCCGAAACCGTGAAGGCACATGATGTGGTGCTCTACATGAAAGGCACCAAGGAGATGCCCCAATGCGGCTTCTCCTCCCGAGTAGCCGGCGTTCTCAATTTCATGGGCGTCGAGTACCAGGACGTGAACGTGCTGGCCGACGAGGAAATTCGTCAGGGCATCAAGGATTATTCCGACTGGCCGACGATCCCGCAGCTCTACGTGAAGGGTGAATTCGTGGGCGGTTGCGACATCATAACCGAGATGACCCTCTCCGGCGAACTCGACACGCTCTTCGAGCAGAACGGTGTCGCCTACGACAAGGACGCCGCCGACAAGATCCGCGAAGCTAACGCCTGAGTCATGTTTGATCCCAAGCGCTTGCGGTTCGAAGCTACATGCGCCATTGCGGCGTCGCGGCCATCCGCATCAAGCGAAAGCGCTTGCGGAACTCGCTCAACTCCAGCGCCCCGTCGGCCACACGGCCCGGGGCGTTGATGGCCTTGCGCAGCAGCACCGGCGCCATCGCGCCGAGCAGCATCGGCGACGACGCCAAGGCACTCAGCCTCCCGCGCCATTGCGAACCTGAAGTCATGGCCGCAAGCCCTTCTTCCGCAATGGCTTTCACAGCTTCCGGCCGACCGTCCACCAGCGGCAGCCGACCCCGGCTCTCAAGCTCGGGCACGGCTTGCAGATAGCGCGCCAGGGCAGCGCCCCGCCCCCAGGCGCGCAAGCCCTCTTCGGCGTCGGGACCGGCTCCCAAGGCCGCCGCCGCGGCCCAGACCAGCCCACCGCCCGTTGCATCGAGGTAGCCCCAGAACGCCGCCTCATCGGCAAACGGTTCCCGCCCCACGTCCCACTCGCGGGCATCGACGCAGGCCAGCAGAGGCGCCACCGGCACCCCCTCGGCCACCGCGGTGGCCAGGGGCGCGGCCACCTCATGCGCCCGCGCCTTGCCCGTTGCGGCCTCCTCCAGCACGTCGCGCCAGAACTGCAATCGCATCTGCGCAATCATCGGTTCCTGGCTGGCCCAGGGCGCCCGCGCCAATTCCAGTGCAAAGGCCTGAACCGGAAAGAGGATCCTGCGCGCGTCGACCGGCGCCGCCATGATCGCGGCAAAGCTCTCCCGCCCCGCGCGGGCAACCAGATCTGCGCAGGCCTGAAGGCTCATCGACCGCGCCTCACACGCCCGACCGACGCAACTCGGCCCCCGTCTGAACCAGCTTCCAGGTCACCGCGTCGATCAATGCGCCGAAGCTCGCATCGACGATATTGGCGCTGACACCGACGGTGCTCCACCGCCGCCCGGCGTCATCCTCGCTGTCGATGATGACCCGCGTCACCGCCTCGGTGCCGCCATTGGTGATCCGCACCTTGAAGTCCACCAGGCGCATGTCGTCGATCCGGCCCTGGTAGGGGCCGAGATCGTCGATCAAGGCGTGCCAGAGCGCGTTGACCGGCCCCGCATCCTGCATCTCTTCAGGGTGCTCGTTCTTGTAGTAGTTGGTCACCAGCTTTCCGCCCGGCAGCGTCACGGCCACCACCGCCTCGCTCTCCACCACGATCTGCCCGCGCGCGTTGCGGCGGCGCTCCGAGATCACTCGGTAGCGCTCCACGTCGAAGTAGTCGGGCAAGAGCCCAAGCTCCCGCCGCGCCAGCACCTCGAAGCTCGCCTGCGCCGTGTCATAGGAAAAGCCCTGCGATTCCCGCTCCTTGATGGTGTTCAGGATGGCGCTCAGCTGGGCCTTGTCGGCCTCCAGCCCGGCCTCGGCCAGCCGCTTCTTGAGGTTCGAGGTGCCCGCCTGGTTGCTCATCGGGATCACCCGCATGTTGCCCACCAGTTCCGGCGCGATGTGCTCGTAGGTCGCGGGGTTCTTCAGGATCGCGGAAGCATGCAGCCCCGCCTTGTGGGCAAAGGCCGAAGCCCCGACAAAGGGCGCCGCCCGCATGGGCACGCGG encodes:
- the yajC gene encoding preprotein translocase subunit YajC, producing MQGFESIVPLILIFGIMYFLLIRPQQKKLKQHQAMVAALRRGDQIITQGGIVGKVVKVRDENEVEVEIAEGVKVRVVKSTVAQVLSKTEPAADAQS
- the serS gene encoding serine--tRNA ligase, with translation MHDIRTIRENPAGFDAAMARRGISSASAPILALDEARRAAITAAEAAQAERNAASRDVGAAKAAGNEAEFERLRALVAEKKDEIARLEEESKSKDAELREILMGLPNLLQDDVPDGADETQNVEIHRWGTPRDFAFAPLEHYELPGAKEAMDFETAAKLSGSRFVLMSGGIARIHRALSQFMLDLHITQHGLTEVNGPVLVREETMLGTGQLPKFGEDSYQTREGYWLIPTSEVTLTNIVADCLIAESYLPRRYTAHSLCFRSEAGSAGRDTAGMLRQHQFEKVEMVSIVHPDASAAEQTRMTNCAQAVLEALELPYRTVVLCSGDTGFGARRTHDLEVWLPGQNTYREISSVSNCGDFQARRMNARFRPEGGGKPEFVHTLNGSGLAVGRALIAVLENGQQQDGTVTLPSVLHAYTGGLTTLTRDGTLA
- a CDS encoding BolA/IbaG family iron-sulfur metabolism protein — protein: MAIDAQDIENLLRESFPDATISVEGNDGQHFAAEVIDESFRGMNRVQQQRAVYAALKGKMDGPAGELHALALTTRAP
- the grxD gene encoding Grx4 family monothiol glutaredoxin; this encodes MTAQDKIAETVKAHDVVLYMKGTKEMPQCGFSSRVAGVLNFMGVEYQDVNVLADEEIRQGIKDYSDWPTIPQLYVKGEFVGGCDIITEMTLSGELDTLFEQNGVAYDKDAADKIREANA
- a CDS encoding squalene/phytoene synthase family protein, with product MSLQACADLVARAGRESFAAIMAAPVDARRILFPVQAFALELARAPWASQEPMIAQMRLQFWRDVLEEAATGKARAHEVAAPLATAVAEGVPVAPLLACVDAREWDVGREPFADEAAFWGYLDATGGGLVWAAAAALGAGPDAEEGLRAWGRGAALARYLQAVPELESRGRLPLVDGRPEAVKAIAEEGLAAMTSGSQWRGRLSALASSPMLLGAMAPVLLRKAINAPGRVADGALELSEFRKRFRLMRMAATPQWRM